One Maniola hyperantus chromosome 17, iAphHyp1.2, whole genome shotgun sequence DNA window includes the following coding sequences:
- the LOC117989995 gene encoding clavesin-2-like — protein sequence MYECFLEIAFEAELNTKEDPELLAIAQEQCNENPDTRASAIMELRQMIFEHGEVKPHRTDDEYLLRFLRSRDFIVRRAYKLLVRYYAFREQYPALQKGVDLWGLVKVKVYEGVILDRPDVGRLSIVRWGMWDPNEMPLIDLLRAGMAVSEIGVRQPKLQVFGGTLLVDMEGITMRHLAAVTPTLAYQIVSLLGTAMPTKVRSCHIVNYSWVFNTIFYIFKRFIPQGFWNRLHFHGSDMNSLHQHVARECLPARYGGTCRSHFPSGLWLQKIKKYRDEDFDREMKALGYVVKE from the exons ATGTACGAATGCTTCCTTGAAATAGCGTTCGAGGCTGAACTCAACACCAAAGAGGACCCGGAGCTGCTGGCAATAGCGCAAGAACAATGCAACGAGAATCCAGATACCAGGGCGTCAGCCATCATGGAGTTGAGGCAAATGATCTTCG AACACGGCGAAGTAAAACCACATCGCACAGATGACGAGTACCTTCTAAGATTCCTCCGCTCAAGAGACTTCATCGTGCGTCGAGCGTACAAACTC CTAGTCCGCTACTACGCTTTCCGTGAGCAGTATCCAGCGCTGCAGAAGGGCGTGGACCTGTGGGGGCtggtcaaagtcaaagtgtacGAAGGTGTCATACTGGACAGGCCCGATGTTGGAAGACTCTCTATAGTTCGCTGGG GAATGTGGGATCCAAACGAAATGCCATTGATAGACCTATTAAGGGCTGGCATGGCGGTATCAGAGATCGGTGTCCGACAGCCGAAGCTTCAGGTCTTCGGGGGAACGCTGCTGGTTGACATGGAGGGAATCACGATGCGGCACCTCGCCGCAGTCACGCCCACCCTTGCTTACCAGATTGTTTCTTTATTAGGG ACTGCGATGCCAACGAAAGTGCGGTCATGTCACATCGTCAACTACTCCTGGGTCTTCAACACGATCTTCTACATCTTCAAGCGGTTTATCCCCCAGGGCTTCTGGAATCGCCTCCACTTCCACGGCAGTGACATGAACTCCCTTCACCAGCACGTGGCGCGGGAGTGTCTGCCGGCGAGGTACGGAGGCACCTGCAGAAGCCACTTTCCCTCGGGGCTCTGGTTGCAGAAGATCAAGAAGTACCGGGATGAAGACTTCGATAGAGAGATGAAGGCGCTTGGTTATGTTGTCAAGGAGTAG